The following are encoded in a window of Perca fluviatilis chromosome 21, GENO_Pfluv_1.0, whole genome shotgun sequence genomic DNA:
- the dcun1d3 gene encoding DCN1-like protein 3: MGQCVTKCKNPTSSLGSKSGDKESGSKSHHKKGGSAGGGGPKEEPSALSSKATSELSNGTKALEVTMETPVIPAVMGEPRKDECLDGDGLSMLRIEELFRCYKDEQEDAILEEGMESFCNDLCVDPAEFRVLVLAWKFQAATMCKFTRKEFVDGCKAIQADSLEGICSRFPIMLQDAQGEENFKDLYRFTFQFGLDAEDGQRSLQREIAIALWRLVFTQDSPAILEHWLDFLSENPSSIRGISRDTWNMFLNFTQAIGPDLSNYSEDEAWPSLFDTFVEWELERRKKEEEQALMAKEEEGRCTETECSPTTDRLETEGSRGSQTWGGH, from the exons ATGGGTCAGTGTGTCACCAAGTGTAAGAATCCAACGTCCTCACTCGGCAGTAAGAGTGGAGACAAGGAGAGCGGCTCCAAGTCCCACCACAAGAAAGGAGGCAGTGCTGGTGGTGGGGGCCCCAAAGAAGAGCCCAGCGCACTGAGTAGCAAAGCCACCAGCGAGCTGTCGAATGGCACCAAAGCGTTGGAGGTTACAATGGAGACACCCGTCATCCCTGCAGTGATGGGGGAACCACGCAAGGACGAGTGTCTGGATGGAGATGGGCTGTCAATGCTGCGCATTGAGGAGTTGTTCCGCTGCTACAAGGATGAACAGGAAGATGCCATCTTGGAGGAAGGCATGGAGAGTTTTTGTAATGACCTGTGTGTGGACCCGGCAGAGTTCCGTGTGCTTGTTCTTGCCTGGAAGTTTCAAGCAGCCACCATGTGCAAGTTTACAAG GAAGGAGTTTGTTGATGGCTGCAAGGCCATTCAGGCAGACAGCCTTGAGGGCATCTGCTCACGTTTCCCCATCATGCTGCAGGACGCCCAGGGCGAGGAGAACTTCAAGGACCTGTACCGCTTCACCTTCCAGTTTGGCCTGGACGCCGAGGATGGCCAACGCTCGCTGCAGCGCGAAATAGCCATCGCCCTGTGGCGCCTGGTGTTCACCCAGGACTCTCCTGCGATCCTGGAGCACTGGCTGGACTTCCTGTCAGAGAACCCCTCAAGTATTCGGGGCATCTCAAGGGACACATGGAACATGTTCCTGAACTTCACCCAGGCTATTGGGCCTGACCTGAGCAACTACAGCGAGGACGAGGCCTGGCCAAGCCTCTTCGACACCTTCGTGGAGTGGGAGTTGGAGCGTAGGAAAAAAGAGGAGGAACAGGCACTGATGGCaaaggaggaagaggggaggtGTACTGAGACAGAGTGTTCTCCCACCACAGATAGACTTGAAACAGAGGGAAGCCGCGGCTCACAGACGTGGGGGGGCCACTGA